The DNA window AGATTTTTCTATAACTTCATGGCATAATAGAAGTAATTATGCTACCCCAACAAGAGACTATCCCGCTCAGCAGTTATTCAGATTTGTATAATCTGATTATTCCCGAAAACAACCTTCTTCGGAGAATTAACGACCTCATAGATTTTAGTTTTATTCATAAAGAACTTGTAGATAAGTATAGCCATGACAATGGTCGTACTGCGGAAAGCCCTATTCGCATGTTCAAGTATCTGCTTTTGAAGACTATCTATGACATTTCTGATGTTGACGTTGTGGAACGTTCCAGATACGATATGTCATTTAAGTATTTTTTAGGGATGGTCCCTGAAGACGATGTTATTAATCCTAGTTCTTTATGCAAGTTCCGTAAACTACGTCTGAAGGATATGGCTCTACTAGATTTGCTTGTGGGCAAGACTGTTTCTATTGCCATTGAAAAGGGGATCATACAATCAAAGACTATTATTGTAGATGCCACTCACTCAGCTTCTCGTTCCAACCCTTATAAACCGATAGAGATACTTAAAATGCGTTCCAGACAGTTGCGCAAGGTTCTCTATGAAGTAGATGACAGTCTGAAAGGTACTCTTCCGGATAAAAATGAAGATGACGATTTAAAACATGAGCTGGAATATACAGTTCAACTTATTGACCGGATTGAAAAAGAAGAGATTCTGATCAATATACCTAAAATAAAGGAACGTCTCAACATGTTAAAAGAGACTGAAGAAGACATAGAGGACCATTATACGACCTCAAAAGACGAGGATGCGCGTATCGGTCACAAGACGGAAGATAGTTCCTTCTTCGGATATAAGACGCACATTGCGATGAGTGATGAACGCATTATTACAGCTGCGGTTGTAACTTCTGGAGAGAAGGGGGATGGGGCGCAGTTGGTGAATCTATTGGAACAAAGCCGTAAAAATGGTATGGCAGTTGATACGGTAATTGGTGATACCGCCTATTCTGGTAAAGACAACTTAAAGCGCTCTAAAGAAAAGAATACAGGATTTGAACTGATATCTAAATTGAATCCTTCCCTAAACGGGCTCAGGAAGGATGAAGACAAGTTTGATTTTAACAAGGATGCCGGAATGTTTGTCTGCCCAGCAGGACATATGGCAGTCCGTAAAGCGGTTCAAGGCAAAAAGAATGGAGCATGGAATCAAACCACAACCTATTATTTTGGTGTAGAGAAATGCAGGGTGTGCTCAAGGCGGAAAGGATGCTATAAAGATGGAGCAAAGTCAAAAACTTATTCACTTTCGATAAAAACAGACGAGCAGAAAGAACAACTTGATTTTCAACAGACTGAAGAATTTAAAAAGAAAGCAAGAGAACGCTACAAAATAGAAGCCAAAAACTCAGAACTTAAACATTCCTATGGATATGACAGGGCATTATCATATGGATTGTCATGCATGGAAATGCAGGGGGCTATGACAATCTTTGCTGCTAATATAAAAAGAATACTCAAATTAATGTAAGAAAGTTCTTTTCCATGTTATTGGAAGATATATAACCAGACTGCAAGCCAAATTAACCTGTGTAGCCCATAAATATTACTTTAAAAAAGAAGAGAACTCAAAATCTATTTTAGTAGATTTTGAGCTCCCTTTTAGATAAATGGATTTTCAAAATTTCAGAAGGGACAACTTTTTCAGTGCCCTCTCGTTGACCCACCCTCTTTATTACAAATTTACACGCTATTTATTAAAACGAAACTCTGGAGATTTCATCACCAGTTGGATATGAAATATTCCCTTGATTCTCCGTTGTTATAAATATTTCAACTACTTTAAAAGGAGTTGTTGTTTTTAGTACGGCTTTTTTGGCATTCTTGTTTATTAGTTGCCCTAAATTCTTTGTTCCATTCTTTTCAGTTACAATCCAAACGCTGTAATTATTTTTAGGAGGATTAAGTCTGTCGGGACTTGCCAAATTTTTAGCTATAATTTCAATAGCATAGTTCTTATTTTTATCTTGTTTAATCTTTGCAACAATTTCAGCTGCTGGTACTATACTAGATATTGGAAATTTAGTTGTTGTTGCACAAGATGTTAAAATAAAAACAAGTGCTATGAATAATACATTTTTTCCTGTCTTCATAATAATTTATTGTTTAATTACATACTTACTTCAATGATATTTTATATGAACTAATATAAGAACAAACCTAGGCTACTATTGTTTTTGGAATAGCTAAAAATAGCTTCCACCTAAATTATAGCTCATTATTATAAAGATACTTTATACGATTTACCGGCAACTCTGATAACATAAATCTGATTACCAGGAACATCTATTCTAATTCTATCTTCAGTAGCTTTGACAGCTTTCATTAAAGTGCCCAAGGTTGTATAAACAGAAACTTCGTCTCCGGAATTTGCTCCTTCAATTACAATTGAATTTTGTTCGGTATACACTTTTATACTATTTGCCTCAGTTCCATTGATGGCAGTATTTATATCTTTAAAACTAACTACAATGTTAAGATCTTCACTCACTTCATTTATGGTATATGCATTATTTGTAATGTCTGAAATGATGTCTTTACCGTTTAAAGACACTGAGGCAATTTTGTATCCTTCAGTAGGTGTAAAGTTTAGAGTTAAAGGTTTATTTACCTCTACTTTAATTGTATCGGTAATAGCTTTCTCGTTGAATAATACTTTGCCTTCACCTTCAGACATGACTGCCAGCGTATAATGCGTTCTTATAAAACTTACCTGCATTGCCTGAGCAGCAGATATAGAATCAATCTTGTAACTGTTATTTTTAAGGCTGGCGGTGATATCTTTATCATTCAGTGTCACTTTTTCAATGGCGAAATTATCACTCGGAACAACGTTGAATATAACAGAATCGTTTTCTATTATAGAAATGTTCTTACCGTTGGCAATAATAGAATCGTTGATGATAACTTTACCACCTTCATTATATGCTGCACTCATTTGATAATATGGAATAAGAGCAAAGGTAACATCAAACGTGATGTCAGCATTAACAGGAGTCTCTTCGTAGGTATTATTCACAACTTTTGAAAGAATATCATTTCCGTTCAGTGACACAGTTTTAATTCTATATCCATTGTCGGGATTTATGGTAAAGGTTGCCGATCCGCCTTCTTTTACAAACATGCTGTTTTTAGTTACTTTACCACCTTCATTGACAGATGTTTTGATTAGATAAACAGGACCTTCGATTATATTCGTAAAATCTCCCCATTCTGCAGCAAGCCAATAAGCTGAATAAGTATTTTTGGGAATATAAAGTTTGCAGGTTGTTTTATCAACTCCATTGAAAGCATCAGTCCCGATAGTTGCAGGAGTAGCTCTTTTACATAATATTTCCTTCAATCCTTTACAACCCGAAAAGGCTTCATTACTTATAGAAGTAACGCTGGCCGGAATATAAACTGAAGCTAATTTTGTACAACCACGAAAAGCGTCAGCACTGACAGTTGCAATATTGTCACCTAAAATAGCGGAAGTTAACTCCGAGCAATAATTAAAGATGTAAGTACCTATATTAGTTACACTGTTTGGGATAGTAACAGAAGTTAAACCAATGC is part of the uncultured Bacteroides sp. genome and encodes:
- a CDS encoding leucine-rich repeat domain-containing protein codes for the protein MKQHFTLKSLLAILCLSFGFNLQGQNVLPISINVETAGTLSSIIPASKKFLITDLTLSGNINGSDIRFIREMAGRDYLDNSTDGKLNKLNLSDAKIVSGGDYYYFDDHSNDHNNCYTANNVISNCMFYNLNKLTSITLPNSVTSVGDLVFHNCTGLTSFTIPESVTKIGYQVFHYCTGLTSISIPKGVSSIGNEVFKGCSGLTEITVSSENPGYNTVEGVLFNKNNTTLIAFPNAKTNTSYTIPNSVTNIGNSAFSDCIKLTSVSIPNSVTKIGDSAFSNCIGLTSVTIPNSVTNIGTYIFNYCSELTSAILGDNIATVSADAFRGCTKLASVYIPASVTSISNEAFSGCKGLKEILCKRATPATIGTDAFNGVDKTTCKLYIPKNTYSAYWLAAEWGDFTNIIEGPVYLIKTSVNEGGKVTKNSMFVKEGGSATFTINPDNGYRIKTVSLNGNDILSKVVNNTYEETPVNADITFDVTFALIPYYQMSAAYNEGGKVIINDSIIANGKNISIIENDSVIFNVVPSDNFAIEKVTLNDKDITASLKNNSYKIDSISAAQAMQVSFIRTHYTLAVMSEGEGKVLFNEKAITDTIKVEVNKPLTLNFTPTEGYKIASVSLNGKDIISDITNNAYTINEVSEDLNIVVSFKDINTAINGTEANSIKVYTEQNSIVIEGANSGDEVSVYTTLGTLMKAVKATEDRIRIDVPGNQIYVIRVAGKSYKVSL
- a CDS encoding IS1182 family transposase; this translates as MLPQQETIPLSSYSDLYNLIIPENNLLRRINDLIDFSFIHKELVDKYSHDNGRTAESPIRMFKYLLLKTIYDISDVDVVERSRYDMSFKYFLGMVPEDDVINPSSLCKFRKLRLKDMALLDLLVGKTVSIAIEKGIIQSKTIIVDATHSASRSNPYKPIEILKMRSRQLRKVLYEVDDSLKGTLPDKNEDDDLKHELEYTVQLIDRIEKEEILINIPKIKERLNMLKETEEDIEDHYTTSKDEDARIGHKTEDSSFFGYKTHIAMSDERIITAAVVTSGEKGDGAQLVNLLEQSRKNGMAVDTVIGDTAYSGKDNLKRSKEKNTGFELISKLNPSLNGLRKDEDKFDFNKDAGMFVCPAGHMAVRKAVQGKKNGAWNQTTTYYFGVEKCRVCSRRKGCYKDGAKSKTYSLSIKTDEQKEQLDFQQTEEFKKKARERYKIEAKNSELKHSYGYDRALSYGLSCMEMQGAMTIFAANIKRILKLM